One Tachypleus tridentatus isolate NWPU-2018 chromosome 3, ASM421037v1, whole genome shotgun sequence DNA window includes the following coding sequences:
- the ND-B14.5B gene encoding NADH dehydrogenase (ubiquinone) B14.5 B subunit: MSGYESVFARYFYPVAFAGIGVTTVVVANAVTRRPAISGIQKHIISLGVGGVLGEMFYHYQKRINAERDAIIRHYIQLHPEDFPELEPKKYKDVFEPWLPVR; this comes from the exons ATGTCTGGATATGAAAGTGTATTTGCAAGGTACTTTTATCCAGTTGCTTTTGCTGGTATTGGGGTGACTACTGTTGTAGTAGCAAATGCTGTTACACGTCGTCCAGCTATAAGTG gCATACAAAAGCATATTATTAGCTTGGGAGTTGGTGGTGTACTTGGGGAGATGTTTTATCACTACCAGAAACGTATTAATGCAGAGAGAGATGCTATCATCAGACATTACATTCAACTTCATCCTGAAGACTTCCCAGAACTAG AACCTAAGAAATACAAGGACGTTTTCGAACCTTGGCTCCCAGTTCGTTGA